Below is a window of Leishmania panamensis strain MHOM/PA/94/PSC-1 chromosome 30 sequence DNA.
TGACCCACAAGCTCCACTGATGCTGCTCGGCTTCAAAATGGTGCAGGAATGTGCCCGTGGGTTGCGCAGTGACTTTGGCCCGCACGCGAGGCTCTTTGTTGTGCCATTGTTGGACAAAATGAAGGACAAGAAAGTGAGCGTTCAGCTTCATGTCATGAAGACTTTAGAGGGCTTGATCTGCTTCAACTGTGTCACGATGGATCAGTGCAATGAAGATTTTGaccaggcgctgcagagcaAGAACCCAACACAGCGCACAGTTCTGCTGAACTACCTCATTCGTATGGTGGACATCCTTGGCGACCGCGACCGCTACATCAAGCTGGGGCGCTCAACCGCGATGCTGATGCGCGTCGTCAACGACGAGAAGGCGTCCATTCGCGATGTGGCGTACGTGCTGCTTGATAGACTTGTCCGGGCCTTTGGTGAAGCTCAGTACAGGAGTGTTCTGGCACGCTTAGATGACAATCAACGTCGTAGTATGGCTGTTGCAGTGGCTCGAAGCGGGCCCACTGTGGGACAGCACTGTGCCGCCGTGCGACAAGCCTTGGACCTTTCTACTTCAcaaagcggcggcaccacagGCACTACTCCATTTAACTCGCCTGCCAAAAAGGTACCTCGTGTCGAGGACTTGTCCGCGGCAACGTCAGCCCTAGCGTCAGCACCGCGAGTGCGTACCACATCCACATCCGACTCGACGGTTGTCGCACGGCGTCTCTCTGTTCTTGACAGGGAGGACGGTGCCGAGGCCGACATAGGGTCACgcaaggtggtggtgccggagCCGCCGCGAaacgtgccgctgccgaacAAGGCTGTGACCTCGCACGCGCCGGGCGCAGAGCGGCTGTCTGTTGGGATAAgtcgtgtcgctgccgcgcgtggcagcggtgccgaccAAAGCAGCAACaagacagcagcggaggacCCTGTGGCCATGGAGTCGCTGCTCCCGCCAAAGATGGAGTCCCTGACAATGATACTCGGGATGCTGAAGGGTGGCAACGTAGTGTTAGATATGGTGCGGTCGCGCGAGTgggcgcggcggcaggaggGCATGAACAGACTCTTTGTCATGGTGCAGCAGTGGACACCGGCGCAGACTACACGCGCCATGGAGTACTTGGTGGTGTACATCCGAGCACACCCTTCCTTCCGTGAGCCGACTTTTCAAGTATTTACCATCATCACGCAAGTCTTCCAGGTGGCTCTGGCGAAGGTCGTGACGTTGACCTTGGCAGCTGGCTACGCTATTGTGTCTGGCTTCACCTCACGCCTTGCAGAGCCCAAGAGCAAGCCTTTGGTGCGCGAGGTGTGCGGCCTTATTGCCGGAAAACTTGGCCAGCGCTTTGTGGTGCGCCACATGTTGGACACGGCAACTATGATCAAGACAccgaagctgctgcaggaggtgtGCGAGTACGTGCGGGAGGCggtgcaacagcagccagACAGTGAGGAGGCTGAGCGAGATGCTGTGGAGGTCAAAGGAGCGCTGCATTTTGTCAAGACGGTGTGCGCTGACTTCAACAACACCGGTGTGCGACAGGAGGTGGTTCTGCTCCTCGTGGCCCTGCGTCGTTCGCCGCAGGCCTCGGCcacagcggtggagaggTGCGTGGCGTCACtacagcagccgctgcctgcCATGTACGAGCGAGAGCTGAGTCGATCTGAGGGCGTGACCAGGATTGCAGGGTCGTTGGTGGCGCCAAGAGCCTCAGTGGTACTCCCCGCTAGTGTACCAGCCGGGGGTGCGGCTGTACCGACACCGCGGTCCCCTACTGAGATTCGAGTGCGTCCGGTGAGCCAGTCATCCGGCCCCGGCCCGCGCGTGAGTGTCCTTGCACCGCTGTCACCGAGCCGCCCATCAGCCCACCGGCGCTCACTTAGCGACACTGAGGCATCTCCAGATTTTAACCGTCGCACTTCCTCTCACGGtgacgcggtggcggtaACGCGGCTTACCGGTGAACGTACCAGCTCCTTGAGACCATTATCACGCAATAGCTGCTCTGTGACCGCGGCGCCGACAGGTCTCCGGCCCATCCTGCACGAGATTACTTCCGGTGAGGAGTGGCGTGATCGACTGAACGGTGTCCGGCACGCTGAGGCCTTTGTGGCACAGGCACCGCGGCCGCTCCCAGgccactgcgccgcggcgttgCTCAAGGCTCTGCAAGGTCGCTTCGAGGAGGCCAACAAGAACATCGTTGTGGATGTGCTACGCTTCATTCCCGTGGTGGTCGATGCCGCTGGGCTGGAGGAGTgtcgtgctgcgctgcggcagctgacTCCCGGTGTCTTGGCAATGCTGGGAGACCAGAAGAGTGCCTTGCGAGAAGAGGCACGTAACGTGGCGCTTTTCGCCATGAAGGTTGTGGGCCTTGAGTCTCTCCTGCCACTACTACAGCGGCCGCTGTCGTCGGACTCAAACATGTGTCGGCAGAACGCGCTGGAGATGATGGTGTGTGGGTTCGAGCGACTCCCTGCGGATGCGACGTTGCCACGCGCAGGAATGCAGCTGCTCACGCCAGCTGTGATAGCCTCCATGATGGACCGACTGCTTGATGTTCGTGTGGTCGCGGAGCAGGTGCTAGGCTGGATCCTAGGCGTTGTTGGTGAGGATGCGGTCATTCAtagcgtgcagcagctcaagccagcggagcagcaggtggtGATGCCGGGGGTAACGCGGCAGATTGAGCACCGACGACGCCAAGCGCAGGAGAGGCAgccagaggagcagcaagagcaacTCCCACCAACCGCGAAGGCTGACCCGTCCTTCTCAACAGCCACTACCGGCACTCACGACAATGAAGAGAGTCACCGCGTGACGCCACAACCAGCTACGCCGCGAACAAACAGCCTCGGCACCTCACGCACGgccaacagcggcgccacaACACCGCGTCGCCTGTCGGCCGCCCACATCCCGTGCGATATGCGGCTGGGCAACACCACCATGCGGAAGAATGGTAACTATGCTGGCACACCGGCACCGGAACTTGCGACGCGAACCCGACCAAACCACCAGGAACCTGCGAGTGTTGCAGTTGAGCagtcgccactgccgtcgAAACCTTCGACCACTGCGCGCAAGGACGAAGCCGCGATGCCAGCTCTGGCATCCACCGGCAGGCCCGCCGCAAGAGCCTCGGCAAACCGGAGTCCTCTGTTCACTGTGTCGAATGCGGCGCGCACCCCTGCCACGTGCACTGACACCTTTCCTCTTACGGAGGGCGACGAGGAGCTTTACACCATACGTGAGATCCTTGTCGGGCTGCGATCGGCTACCTCCGATGTGGCGCTGGCAATGTGCAAAGACTTTCGTCGTCACCTGTGCGCCGGTGTCGACTGCGGCACCCCGGAGGTGGTCCAGGTGATGGTGGAGCGTTTGTACGAAAACACCCAGCACTTTGATAGTGGCTTGGCTCAAGCGTTGATCGAGTGCCTGACTTCGATGTTTATGATCCCGCGCTGTGCAATGCGGTGTCATAGTCAGCTTCTGTTTCGTGTACTGGGCTCTTTCTTTGACTGCCTGCTGTCGGAGAAGTTCTCGCTGCACGAGCCAGTCATCAAAGCCTTAAATGCCACGAcgctgaagctgctggagggCTGCCCGACTAACGACGTGTtcagcgcgctgctgtctcgATTGACCGCCTACTCTACCACCTACCTCTCCACTGGCCACAAAGCCGACCTGAAGTTCATCCAGGTGACTGTGAAGTGTGTGATGCGAGTGCATTTTACCAAGGTGAGCGCTGACACCATCATTCTGTGCTGCCACGAGTACTTGTTGCAGCACCCACCAAGTGCGTTTCGCAACTTGGACGACTTGCCGATCCGGACGGTGAAGACAATCTTACAGACGACAACAAAGCGAGACGGGGCATCACTCCTCACCACAGCCGAGAACCTTGTAGGGCCGCAGAATCTCGTCACGCACTTCATTCGCGCCTGTCTCCAGTTGCGCGACAAGGCCGCCAAGGAGAGGAGTCAGAATGAGCAGCAGGCGATCGAGGATAGCCGGAACGAGCAGCGGGCGAGTCAGTcgccgccccctcttcctgaaagagaaaaaaccTGCTCCCTGCCATCGCAGCTGACCACAACCGCTGCTACGAttagtgctgctgctactgtcgCCCCcaccagagctgctgctactgtcgCCCCcaccagagctgctgctactgtcgCCCCcaccagagctgctgctactgtcgCCCCcaccagagctgctgctactgtcgCCCCcaccagagctgctgctactggcACAGCCCCGACCACTGCCATGGCCTTGGTCACCCCTAGGCAGGGTATCGTCACCCCGACGCAGCGAAAGAGGCTCGTGAGTCACCACGTTGACCCCAACACAACACCGGCATCTTCCCTGAACGGAACCGTGGTGGCTGCTCCTGGTGGCTTCTCTGCAGGTTCTTCACCGTCCACAGTCGCGTGTAGGGTGCGCACCCCCCGGAAAGTGCATTCAGAGCTACAAACTATTACTGCCGCCTCTCAGAGTCCACCAGCGAGCACGACAGCAAGCTCGTCTGCAGTAGCCACCCCGCTcacagtgccgctgcggggTGGGCTAAACGGGCCCGCGTCTTCAAGTCAAGAAAATGCGTCGCTAGCGGCTCTGGGGGATGCCACGAAGAGCCTGATGGAGATCTTTGCCCACATTCGCAACCATGTCACTTCGAGCAGTGGAATCGATGAGCTTTATTCATTTCTGAAGGAGGTACCACCGAGCATCTACGAGGAAGCGTTTTGCGTGAACTTCAATCGCTGCTCGGAAGCGTTCCGGCTGTACATTAAGCGAAAACTAGAGCGCAAGGTTGAGGAGGACTCTACCAGGCCTGCGAACTTCCAGCTGCCACCGGCCATTCAGAATCTGTCTTAGTCCCTTTCGTTGTGGTTCTCCCTAGTAATCCTCATCACCCTTCTCGCATTTAGAGAGGCATAACCGCTCGTACCGCCCGTCGTACTTCGTGGCAGGCTCAGTGTGGCTGCGCACTAGGCTACCCGTTCTTCCTCAGTTcttgcgcgcgtgtgtttttGTTCCTCATGCCACCTCGCTGATCCCTTCGTGGCCGTGCTGTGGCCAGACCTTTTCCTCCCACAAAAAAGGTGCACTGCGGACTCGTTCTTGCATTATGTTTTCCTTGCCGGATTAACATCCCTAATGACGCGGAGGGAGGTGGACACACCTCAGCGGGTGGTATCCCGGGCACTAGCGTCCCCGCTccgtgtggggaggccgagTAGCCCCTCTATCCCTGCCACCACttgtggtggtgacagggtcgtgtgctggcggcggGAGGGATGCCAGAGTGgtgtgtatcgctgctgacgtcTGCGGCCAGGCCGTGGGTGGCACTGCGTCGGAGCGATCTGCGACGGTGGACACGCTTGCACGATCCATGCGATGGGGAGGCTGTCAGTGTGGCTCGAACGCATCTcgcccggccctcgctgcccactgctgTGGGGAGTCTGGGCCTCCCCGAGGAATGCGCCGCGCGGCGACCGGCCTGATGGGGTTTGGTGCTGGGGCCGTGCTGGTGTGGCTGGGTCGGtcggcgcatgtgtgtggcgcgtgtgtctgcggctgtTTCGCCTTGCGCGATGGGGCCTGTGACAGGGTCAGgtgctgaggtggtggtgtgacgtcctgttgtatggcagagagagtgggCACGGTGCGAAGGAGGATAAGAACAGGGAAGAAAGGACTGAGCAcatggagagaaagagcggccGCTTCActgggctgctgctcgtacgttctcttctctgcatcgttatatatatatatatatatatatatatatatttcgTGTCTGCCTGTGGTACGCCCTCTCGCTTAGTGTTTTTgtctgcttctctgcgcagcgctttttttcctttggtTGTTGTGTGTGCCGTGCCTCTTCCACCCACCAATCACTGGCATCCCCAAGGACGGCTTAATCGTGCggttcttttcctcttcctcgttttcTCTGTCTTCGAAGTTTCATTCTCCCACCGGTATGCTGATCTgattctctctccttttttttatCCGTTGGAGGTCGCGTTGAGTGGAGAGCAAAgcgctcccctcccccttcatccTGAGAAACACATTGGGTGTCTTTTCACAACCAACGCGTCTTGGTATATCGCGGTGTGCCCACGCATCCCACCCCATTTTtccgccttttcttttcagGTATCGTGAGGTGgccgagggagagaggaagagggagaagcgagtTCGTTTACgtagaagagggagggaggagagggggaggggggctctGATCTCAGCTGTGAGGATCATATACAACTGAAAAGAGATGGTCTATGTTTCTCCTTTATGGTCTCGTTCCTCACGGCGATCTGAATCATTAGATgtttttttattattattattgGTTGTCGTCATTGATTCGCTTCACCGTATGGCCACCAGGCTGGCTTGTGCGTATGAGGGAGTCGTCATTAGGGTGCCAGGGGatgtctcccctccctctcttactCACTGCTTTTATTATTTTCGTTTTATATCCGAAATAGACGTTTCACTCAGAGAGAaagtgtgcgcatgtgtgcgcgcatgtgtggtGTATGTATCTGTGCTTTGGAGAACTCAACCAAGAaggcgcgtgctgcgcgcagcGGGTACCTTACAGGGTGTTGAGACAGCTGTGTTTTGCagtccccctttctcctcctgcgcaaGGGGCTTACCGGCGTGGGCACATATCCTCGCAGGGAGAGGGATTAAtggcaccccctcccttctgcctcgctctttcgttctgcggtggtgcgtttttttttttggcttgTGTGTTCTCTTCTGTACAGcttttcgctctcgctctATTTCTCTCTTATacatgcagacacacagatgATTTTCTCAAGTAGAGACGGAACAGTAAGCATtgttcctcccccctttccttttaCCTCTTTCCTCCGTGTCAGGGAAACTTGGCGAACACTTTCGatcctttcctctttccttccccatGCTGTGTGCGAGTGCATTGGATGCAGTGCCACGACTCCGCCATGTGCACGCGTAATAGACATGCGCACATGTATGCTGGCGTCCATGTGCGGCAATTCTCGTCTGTTCTGGCTACGAGAATTTGCGGGGTGTTGATGGGACGCACCAGGACGGGTCGCATTCAGAGGCTGGAAAGTGAAAGAAGTGGCGCTGTTTTGATAAGCAGAACAAAGTGCGTTGTCATCGCCGTTTTCGCCGCTGCTTGTCTTTGCCAACGCGAGGTTGAGCCACCCTGTGCAGCCATGTGGTACGCCTCTTCACCTTCACTCTACCGCTGCTCCTTTTCACGTTGTCGTGCCTGGTACATGCGCGCCTGAATGactttcttccctcccctaAAACACCCACcc
It encodes the following:
- a CDS encoding hypothetical protein (TriTrypDB/GeneDB-style sysID: LpmP.30.1730) encodes the protein MIVEKGITGRPKALQLSQQLIFALVEEGSGAAVFSALLPALAHKTPKNRLVAAQTVTSLVSEYGVQPFPLKEILKAMQPLFNDANPQVRKEAIALCCQCYRYIGANIKGFLTDLREVQLQELQKQFESLKVGEKPPKMIKGGENCLAAVKPIGSFTSDDPATVVDDTGFQLLEESPVIPRLPKKFFRVALDKETTWQDRVEYVNEHLVPLLAAPRFRAKDNYHELAGMMKEYLIDPQAPLMLLGFKMVQECARGLRSDFGPHARLFVVPLLDKMKDKKVSVQLHVMKTLEGLICFNCVTMDQCNEDFDQALQSKNPTQRTVLLNYLIRMVDILGDRDRYIKLGRSTAMLMRVVNDEKASIRDVAYVLLDRLVRAFGEAQYRSVLARLDDNQRRSMAVAVARSGPTVGQHCAAVRQALDLSTSQSGGTTGTTPFNSPAKKVPRVEDLSAATSALASAPRVRTTSTSDSTVVARRLSVLDREDGAEADIGSRKVVVPEPPRNVPLPNKAVTSHAPGAERLSVGISRVAAARGSGADQSSNKTAAEDPVAMESLLPPKMESLTMILGMLKGGNVVLDMVRSREWARRQEGMNRLFVMVQQWTPAQTTRAMEYLVVYIRAHPSFREPTFQVFTIITQVFQVALAKVVTLTLAAGYAIVSGFTSRLAEPKSKPLVREVCGLIAGKLGQRFVVRHMLDTATMIKTPKLLQEVCEYVREAVQQQPDSEEAERDAVEVKGALHFVKTVCADFNNTGVRQEVVLLLVALRRSPQASATAVERCVASLQQPLPAMYERELSRSEGVTRIAGSLVAPRASVVLPASVPAGGAAVPTPRSPTEIRVRPVSQSSGPGPRVSVLAPLSPSRPSAHRRSLSDTEASPDFNRRTSSHGDAVAVTRLTGERTSSLRPLSRNSCSVTAAPTGLRPILHEITSGEEWRDRLNGVRHAEAFVAQAPRPLPGHCAAALLKALQGRFEEANKNIVVDVLRFIPVVVDAAGLEECRAALRQLTPGVLAMLGDQKSALREEARNVALFAMKVVGLESLLPLLQRPLSSDSNMCRQNALEMMVCGFERLPADATLPRAGMQLLTPAVIASMMDRLLDVRVVAEQVLGWILGVVGEDAVIHSVQQLKPAEQQVVMPGVTRQIEHRRRQAQERQPEEQQEQLPPTAKADPSFSTATTGTHDNEESHRVTPQPATPRTNSLGTSRTANSGATTPRRLSAAHIPCDMRLGNTTMRKNGNYAGTPAPELATRTRPNHQEPASVAVEQSPLPSKPSTTARKDEAAMPALASTGRPAARASANRSPLFTVSNAARTPATCTDTFPLTEGDEELYTIREILVGLRSATSDVALAMCKDFRRHLCAGVDCGTPEVVQVMVERLYENTQHFDSGLAQALIECLTSMFMIPRCAMRCHSQLLFRVLGSFFDCLLSEKFSLHEPVIKALNATTLKLLEGCPTNDVFSALLSRLTAYSTTYLSTGHKADLKFIQVTVKCVMRVHFTKVSADTIILCCHEYLLQHPPSAFRNLDDLPIRTVKTILQTTTKRDGASLLTTAENLVGPQNLVTHFIRACLQLRDKAAKERSQNEQQAIEDSRNEQRASQSPPPLPEREKTCSLPSQLTTTAATISAAATVAPTRAAATVAPTRAAATVAPTRAAATVAPTRAAATVAPTRAAATGTAPTTAMALVTPRQGIVTPTQRKRLVSHHVDPNTTPASSLNGTVVAAPGGFSAGSSPSTVACRVRTPRKVHSELQTITAASQSPPASTTASSSAVATPLTVPLRGGLNGPASSSQENASLAALGDATKSLMEIFAHIRNHVTSSSGIDELYSFLKEVPPSIYEEAFCVNFNRCSEAFRLYIKRKLERKVEEDSTRPANFQLPPAIQNLS